Proteins encoded within one genomic window of Bombina bombina isolate aBomBom1 chromosome 1, aBomBom1.pri, whole genome shotgun sequence:
- the CCDC177 gene encoding coiled-coil domain-containing protein 177 — MTMAAPAEDPGGEDVSVGISGRQRENSPMLHLDLYNFECPEAEGSRYVLTSPRSLEACARCMVKPVELLARSLSDLVREAPGRSMRVASGLCEVYEIERQRKLQLCREERERIIRQEKRRILPLVLTSGLGSPTSSKGPSRAEPSASIRSHVNENSESIDLKSNNPLPSCRTQKTNHPHSKDVERSDSPLYRDSKKSHQSVSRRPKKTDTPLTRDSPAFKEPSTAVSPKKKSHSLDSLQKMKDGASTKTSSGSATSSYSGESARDKSAHYTVRPKSLDNVNNLMGRSFSLGDLSHSPQTTKKVERMVKEVKKRGVQELPQRDKKIAALMIAKHQEENIRNEQRYWAHLQWETQRRNAEQRKEKEDRERHRSFLHGHKLLESEARGRRSRVSSEMLSASSLNQNKKFQQEHNLKSKEENMKESLAQDEGESKEKKITDLPKKQEKDQLLQKQKSAQNKAEKIRHHVLLQELVNKEEYEKEGLKKALEMNLQKAQENVEQLFEKRQKELRDRAQREELQIQKAREAAEKRERERREHLKELSKTAEKRLQHAAQVAEEVVQHKARKAVESRLEKEKIQRENWQKVQKSENIKRQELLMSIEKKLERSEQIFREKQTVIDNARSVARASFNVREKVRAETKTRTFDKMAKEAELYASIDNK, encoded by the coding sequence ATGACAATGGCAGCCCCTGCAGAGGATCCGGGTGGAGAAGATGTTTCAGTTGGGATTTCTGGAAGACAAAGAGAAAATTCACCTATGCTACATCTAGACCTATATAACTTTGAATGCCCTGAAGCAGAAGGGAGTAGGTATGTGCTTACAAGTCCCCGTTCACTGGAAGCTTGTGCACGCTGCATGGTAAAACCAGTGGAATTGCTGGCTCGCAGCTTATCTGATTTGGTACGGGAAGCCCCAGGCCGATCAATGCGGGTGGCTTCTGGCTTGTGCGAGGTGTATGAAATAGAGCGTCAGAGAAAGTTGCAGTTGTGCAGGGAGGAGCGAGAGAGAATTATCCGCCAGGAAAAGAGGAGGATCCTTCCTCTGGTGTTGACTAGTGGCCTGGGATCTCCAACATCCTCAAAGGGGCCCTCCAGGGCTGAACCTTCAGCTTCCATACGTTCTCACGTGAATGAAAATTCTGAATCAATAGACCTTAAAAGTAACAATCCTCTTCCATCCTGTCGCACACAGAAAACTAATCATCCACACTCCAAGGATGTTGAGAGGAGTGATAGTCCATTATATAGGGACTCAAAAAAATCCCACCAGTCTGTTTCTAGGAGGCCCAAAAAGACTGACACTCCACTCACACGTGATTCTCCAGCTTTCAAGGAACCATCAACTgctgtttcaccaaagaaaaagaGCCATTCACTGGACTCCCTTCAGAAGATGAAGGATGGAGCATCTACCAAAACATCCTCCGGGTCTGCAACCTCTTCTTACAGTGGAGAAAGTGCTAGAGACAAGTCAGCACACTATACTGTAAGACCAAAATCACTTGACAATGTCAACAACTTGATGGGTCGAAGTTTCAGCCTTGGTGATCTGAGTCACTCACCCCAGACAACTAAGAAAGTGGAAAGGATGGTGAAGGAAGTAAAGAAGAGAGGAGTCCAAGAGCTGCCACAAAGAGACAAGAAGATAGCAGCACTGATGATTGCCAAGCACCAAGAAGAAAACATACGTAATGAGCAGCGGTATTGGGCTCATTTGCAGTGGGAGACCCAAAGGAGGAATGCTgagcaaagaaaggaaaaagaagacAGAGAAAGACACAGGTCCTTTTTGCATGGTCACAAGTTGTTAGAGTCTGAAGCAAGAGGTAGAAGAAGTAGGGTGTCTTCAGAGATGTTAAGTGCTAGCTCATTGAACCAAAACAAGAAGTTCCAGCAGGAACACAACTTGAAATCAAAGGAAGAGAACATGAAGGAAAGCCTAGCACAAGATGAGGGAGAATCGAAAGAAAAAAAGATTACTGATCTGCCCAAAAAACAAGAGAAGGACCAACTATTGCAGAAACAAAAGAGCGCACAGAATAAGGCTGAAAAAATTAGACACCATGTGCTCCTGCAGGAACTTGTCAACAAAGAGGAGTATGAGAAAGAAGGACTTAAGAAAGCTCTAGAAATGAATCTGCAGAAAGCCCAGGAGAATGTGGAGCAGCTTTTTGAGAAGCGACAGAAAGAGCTAAGGGACAGAGCCCAAAGGGAAGAATTACAAATTCAGAAGGCCAGAGAGGCagcagagaaaagagagagggagcgcAGAGAACATCTAAAGGAACTGTCTAAAACTGCCGAGAAGAGGCTGCAGCATGCAGCTCAAGTGGCTGAAGAAGTGGTTCAGCACAAAGCAAGGAAAGCTGTAGAGAGCAGACTGGAAAAAGAGAAGATTCAAAGAGAAAACTGGCAAAAAGTACAAAAGAGTGAAAACATTAAGCGACAGGAGCTATTGATGTCGATAGAGAAAAAACTGGAACGTAGTGAGCAAATCTTCAGGGAAAAACAGACTGTGATAGACAATGCTCGTTCTGTGGCAAGGGCCTCCTTTAATGTCCGAGAGAAGGTGCGAGCTGAGACTAAAACACGAACATTTGATAAAATGGCTAAAGAGGCCGAACTGTACGCCAGCATTGACAATAAATGA